From the Procambarus clarkii isolate CNS0578487 chromosome 70, FALCON_Pclarkii_2.0, whole genome shotgun sequence genome, one window contains:
- the LOC138356145 gene encoding uncharacterized protein, with amino-acid sequence MLDDVPAAAHHLLKTGKQVFCYDYISSLEKLNEPALPPPEAFFNSLKHEAISETDYTQAKEVFRLAECKTNGDYLKVYLKVDTGLLCDVFTVWRKTMLELYKLDITHYVSLSSFAWDVFLFKSQVVLDSISDPHLYDVLRRNLRGGFTSVVRQHTSVQNEHTGADPSSTDIYILYLDFNGLYDTCMTELLPQGGIRKLSAAECNDWLEQGLGNITCDGDKGYWVMCDTKHVAPEVARYTDDLPLTLSHANISTDLLSDYSKHILNTDDRKLPKKNNKLIASHLPQKDYLVSLDLLQMLMKLGLEVAKVNAVYEFQQSKYLKEFVETNARERANTPCAIKGKAFKLVSYAIYGKSLTNILQIAKRILYDFWYNTVKAHYGDKARLLYTDTDSYLIELSCPNAFEELNKLPLSQHMDFSNFPPENPYFDDSRKGQLGLLKSEVGAKIIKELIALKPKMYSILTQDQVQICRCKGIPTYHQSKLTHAAF; translated from the exons ATGCTAGATGACGTCCCTGCAGCTGCCCACCATTTATTAAAGACAGGCAAACAGGTCTTCTGTTATGACTACATTTCATCTttggagaaattaaatgaaccggCTCTTCCTCCTCCCGAAGCCTTTTTCAATAGTTTAAAGCACGAGGCCATAAGCGAGACCGATTATACACAGGCTAAAGAAGTCTTCAGATTAGCGGAATGCAAGACCAATGGGGATTACTTGAAGGTCTATTTGAAAGTAGATACTGGACTATTGTGTGATGTGTTCACTGTATGGCGCAAGACCATGCTTGAGCTGTACAAGTTAGACATTACACACTATGTCTCGTTATCTAGTTTTGCATGGGACGTTTTCTTGTTTAAGAGTCAAGTTGTCTTGGACTCTATTTCTGATCCCCATTTGTACGATGTATTGCGTAGAAATCTAAGAGGCGGATTTACCTCTGTTGTGCggcaacacacaagtgtacaaaatgagcatacgggtgctgatccttctagcaccgatatatatattctttatttAGATTTTAATGGCTTATACGACACCTGTATGACAGAACTGCTTCCTCAAGGTGGGATCCGTAAATTATCTGCTGCCGAATGCAATGATTGGCTCGAACAGGGATTGGGAAATATTACATGTGATGGGGATAAAGGGTATTGGGTCATGTGTGATACCAAACATGTCGCACCTGAGGTGGCTCGATACACCGATGACTTGCCATTAACCCTGTCGCATGCTAATATTTCAACTGATCTTCTCTCCGATTATAGCAAACATATTTTAAATACCGATGATCGTAAACTCCccaagaaaaacaataaattaattgCGTCACATCTCCCTCAAAAAGATTACTTGGTGAGTTTAGATTTGCTTCAGATGCTGATGAAATTGGGATTGGAAGTGGCTAAGGTAAATGCAGTTTATGAATTCCAACAGAGCAAGTACCTTAAGGAATTTGTCGAAACAAATGCTCGTGAACGTGCAAATACACCTTGCGCCATTAAGGGTAAAGCTTTCAAGCTGGTATCATATGCAATTTACGGCAAGAGTTTGACAAAT ATCTTGCAAATAGCTAAGAGGATCctatatgatttttggtacaatacCGTCAAAGCTCATTATGGAGACAAAGCTAGATTGCTGTATACGGATACAGATTCGTATTTGATTGAATTAAGCTGTCCAAATGCTTTTGAGGAATTAAATAAACTGCCTTTATCTCagcatatggatttcagtaatttcccTCCTGAAAATCCCTATTTCGATGACTCCCGCAAAGGTCAATTGGGTTTGCTAAAATCGGAAGTTGGAGCCAAAATTATCAAGGAACTCATTGCATTGAAGCCTAAAATGTACTCAATTCTCACTCAAGATCAGGTTCAGATCTGTCGTTGTAAAGGAATTCCCACTTATCATCAGTCTAAACTCACTCATGCTGCTTTCTAA